A window of Candidatus Vicinibacter proximus contains these coding sequences:
- a CDS encoding ABC transporter permease: MLIFILRRLLNACILMLCIGLIGHWMIQNIPGSYDDMSREEDAPDPEQTKNVKTILPLFYFGFIPEKKADSIRAINSLMPEFKWNGTHNLYHRWLWHASESLRDGIPVQQKILRAIQWTMALQIPAVLLIFVLGLWLAFLVTRSKNQKFRKFMDMGLTALHAFPVFWFGSLLLIFFSNPDFFNWFPAIPEVGEGSDPLALWMHQPTFWILPIVALVFPSLAVIYNLFRKGLENAFQKRFWMRAKSSGISELDGLRHELIPHAMIPVLAWIASAVPFLISGSILIETIFSIPGSGRLLYNSIHYRDWPVVHGLFMLAAGMTLLGLLISDVCQRLMDPRLQQGEA; encoded by the coding sequence ATGCTGATTTTTATCCTCAGGCGATTGTTGAATGCATGTATCCTGATGCTTTGTATTGGACTGATCGGGCATTGGATGATTCAAAACATTCCTGGGAGCTACGACGACATGAGCAGAGAAGAAGATGCACCCGATCCAGAACAGACCAAAAATGTTAAGACAATCTTGCCTTTATTTTATTTTGGATTCATTCCTGAAAAGAAAGCCGACAGCATCCGTGCAATTAATTCTTTGATGCCGGAATTCAAATGGAATGGAACACACAATCTCTATCATCGATGGTTATGGCATGCCTCAGAATCCCTTAGGGATGGGATACCTGTTCAACAGAAAATACTCCGCGCCATACAATGGACAATGGCTTTGCAAATTCCTGCTGTATTGCTCATTTTTGTTTTAGGATTATGGTTGGCATTTCTGGTCACGCGATCCAAAAATCAGAAATTCAGAAAATTCATGGATATGGGCCTCACTGCACTGCATGCTTTTCCGGTGTTTTGGTTCGGGAGTCTGTTGTTGATATTTTTTTCAAATCCAGATTTTTTCAATTGGTTTCCTGCTATTCCGGAGGTTGGTGAAGGCTCGGATCCTCTTGCACTTTGGATGCATCAACCCACATTTTGGATTTTGCCGATCGTTGCGCTTGTATTTCCTTCTTTGGCGGTCATATACAATTTGTTTAGAAAGGGACTGGAGAATGCTTTTCAAAAACGATTTTGGATGCGGGCCAAAAGCAGCGGTATTTCGGAGTTGGATGGGCTTAGGCATGAATTGATTCCGCATGCCATGATTCCTGTCTTGGCCTGGATAGCTTCGGCAGTGCCATTTCTGATCAGTGGTTCGATTTTGATCGAAACCATTTTTAGCATTCCCGGTAGCGGAAGACTTTTATATAACTCGATTCATTACCGGGATTGGCCAGTGGTGCATGGATTATTTATGCTCGCTGCAGGGATGACCTTGTTGGGATTATTAATTTCCGATGTTTGTCAGCGATTAATGGATCCAAGATTACAGCAAGGAGAAGCTTAA
- a CDS encoding TolC family protein yields the protein MKKFFLIWVLAPLATQAQEQWSLVKCIRQAQQENLTLQSGRVNVLSEEINLKENRYKRLPDLNGNINMGWSIGRNIDPTSNDFITQDILNGNYGLSSSVILFQAGLVNKSINQSKINLSASKEEYQQTSNDIALQVASQYLNVLLADERLEIAGKNLEAIRQQMEQIQKMISAGGRPEADLYEIKSQVARSEQGVVSAENALDLAWLSLKQSLRLRSDLEMSLEPLSEEQLRNLESESYTYENLYEYSSVNQPGMKAAKLRLEAAKLGEGMARAAFFPSLFGNIFAGSRYSNVKIPSSYSIIGSRAIPGIRIDGKNVVFEEPLVIGTNEKAIPFADQFDQYLGYSFSVSMNIPIANNYRNRANVKRAKLASERSRINFETQGLNLSQNISQAIANVKAAIKEYDAANSAYEAARSSQNFTQKRFEIGATNLFELNQSQNNLQTAELSLLISKYDLIFKQKVLDFYAGKEIKL from the coding sequence ATGAAAAAGTTTTTTCTAATTTGGGTGCTCGCTCCACTGGCCACACAGGCTCAGGAACAATGGAGTCTGGTCAAATGCATCCGTCAGGCACAACAAGAAAATCTGACTTTACAATCCGGGAGGGTCAACGTACTCAGCGAAGAAATCAATCTGAAGGAAAACAGATACAAGAGGTTGCCGGACCTGAACGGTAACATCAACATGGGCTGGAGCATTGGCCGCAACATTGACCCCACCTCAAACGACTTCATCACCCAGGACATCCTCAATGGAAACTACGGGCTCAGCAGTTCCGTCATTTTGTTTCAGGCAGGACTGGTGAATAAAAGTATCAACCAAAGCAAAATCAATCTATCCGCAAGCAAGGAGGAATACCAGCAAACATCCAACGACATTGCCCTGCAGGTTGCCAGCCAATACCTCAATGTGTTGCTTGCAGACGAACGGCTGGAGATCGCCGGAAAAAATCTTGAAGCCATCCGACAGCAAATGGAACAAATCCAAAAAATGATCAGTGCAGGAGGCAGACCTGAGGCAGACCTGTACGAAATTAAATCCCAGGTAGCCCGCTCCGAACAAGGAGTGGTCAGTGCAGAAAATGCACTCGACCTGGCATGGCTGTCTCTGAAACAATCCCTTCGGCTGCGGTCAGACCTGGAAATGAGCCTTGAGCCTCTTTCAGAAGAACAGCTGCGCAATCTGGAATCAGAATCCTACACCTATGAGAATCTATATGAATATTCCTCTGTGAACCAACCGGGAATGAAGGCCGCCAAATTGCGACTCGAAGCAGCCAAATTAGGTGAAGGCATGGCAAGAGCGGCATTCTTTCCCTCCTTGTTTGGAAATATATTTGCCGGATCCCGCTATTCAAATGTAAAAATACCCAGTTCCTACAGCATCATCGGCAGCAGGGCCATCCCCGGTATCCGCATTGATGGTAAAAATGTGGTGTTTGAAGAACCGCTGGTCATTGGCACCAATGAAAAAGCCATTCCTTTTGCAGATCAGTTTGACCAATATCTGGGTTATAGTTTCAGTGTTTCTATGAACATTCCCATAGCCAATAATTACCGCAACCGGGCCAATGTAAAACGCGCTAAACTTGCCTCAGAACGCAGCAGAATAAATTTTGAAACGCAAGGCCTGAATCTTAGCCAAAACATCTCACAGGCCATCGCAAATGTCAAGGCAGCCATTAAGGAATATGATGCCGCCAACAGCGCTTATGAAGCTGCGAGATCTTCTCAAAATTTTACACAAAAGAGATTCGAAATAGGTGCTACTAATTTGTTCGAATTAAATCAATCTCAAAATAATTTACAGACCGCAGAATTGAGCTTGCTGATTTCAAAATACGACCTGATATTCAAACAAAAAGTGCTTGACTTTTATGCAGGAAAAGAAATAAAATTGTAG
- a CDS encoding T9SS type A sorting domain-containing protein, with product MISSTARLSAQDTLICDNGGFEDDFLYYFGAAGSFLKGSNSCIPVVSGVPTVFTSTSLPSSRRFEIVSSGTDNLVGINQTKFGSKAARINYKYGHDGSMSCNGSQDVNKLTKRFKVTEENREFTVWYAAVLEYPTNPVHNDDQPFFSIKCDLAPSYDLCFDSDLLNCPETYSDSICPFVPIKVLDWACHRVKIPQDQIDQIATLEIMASDCGIGDHIGYAYIDGICEECTGSALGSGNLYDHPLDETGLGIDHYTCDGDSIKICGDYTIPSICGEWRLDSIKVPNFTIYEVSIDTTYHTFCFILSNDSFLIDTCRPLFVELYFSDGTIKLPTVLTNTIEICTDDFQGIVISATRGNCYDNGTSDLLSDDYYYVYLEIDNTYGKSWTIKRALDDPYDGESGVYTLGSGSVDSILVLGPFLIQEGSWEIRVDIANCDFTDGIEPPDFCGACSYLNKTEINEITCKDETSSTPTDDTWKFTLYVDRLGYSGDYALYKNTSYVNDFSYNNPHTISAGSISGGCIKIKLETKDLDPNCISEFLICPPKSCSSGSECNLEAYVRYYQCEDEEFSFGLEIVNPGSGSLCYRSNSVAAPMDSTNLNNRTGSLPSGSIGTFTEDIYLTVYLCSNQACLKKIYVPYLNCDGDNYGEGSSSRSKQSMNAPDILIIPNPTRNGVFRIYSRFEYTTMDILGVDGKLLYSTSFNGKSISLNLEIPSGIYFLKYSDGITENRLIKFINH from the coding sequence ATGATCAGCAGTACTGCAAGGCTTAGTGCCCAGGATACACTCATCTGCGACAATGGAGGATTTGAGGATGATTTTTTATACTACTTTGGAGCTGCAGGATCTTTTTTGAAAGGCAGTAATTCGTGCATCCCTGTGGTTTCAGGAGTGCCAACAGTTTTTACTTCAACATCTTTGCCCAGTTCCCGTAGATTTGAAATAGTATCCTCTGGAACGGATAATTTAGTTGGTATAAATCAAACTAAGTTTGGGAGTAAGGCAGCTAGAATCAATTATAAATATGGACATGATGGGAGCATGAGTTGCAATGGTTCTCAAGATGTAAACAAGTTAACAAAAAGATTTAAAGTAACGGAGGAAAATAGAGAATTTACCGTATGGTATGCAGCAGTATTGGAATATCCTACGAATCCAGTACACAATGACGACCAACCATTCTTCAGCATTAAATGTGATTTGGCTCCATCTTATGATCTTTGCTTCGATTCAGATTTATTAAATTGTCCTGAAACTTATTCGGATTCTATTTGCCCATTTGTACCGATTAAGGTACTTGATTGGGCCTGTCATCGGGTAAAAATTCCTCAGGATCAAATAGACCAAATTGCAACCCTGGAAATAATGGCATCCGATTGTGGAATAGGAGATCATATAGGATATGCCTACATTGATGGAATATGCGAAGAATGCACAGGCAGTGCATTGGGTTCCGGAAATTTATATGACCATCCACTTGACGAGACAGGATTGGGCATTGATCATTATACCTGTGATGGAGATTCAATTAAAATTTGTGGAGATTATACTATACCCTCTATTTGTGGGGAGTGGAGATTAGATTCTATTAAAGTACCAAATTTTACAATCTACGAAGTATCCATTGATACTACTTACCATACATTCTGTTTTATATTATCCAATGATAGTTTTCTAATCGATACCTGCAGACCCTTATTTGTAGAGTTGTATTTTAGTGATGGCACAATCAAATTGCCAACCGTACTTACCAATACGATAGAAATATGTACGGATGATTTTCAAGGCATCGTAATTAGCGCAACCAGAGGTAATTGTTATGATAACGGAACTTCTGATTTGTTGTCAGATGACTATTATTATGTTTATTTAGAGATAGACAATACCTATGGCAAAAGCTGGACCATTAAAAGAGCGCTTGATGATCCGTATGATGGTGAATCAGGCGTTTATACACTTGGAAGCGGATCGGTTGATAGCATATTAGTTTTAGGTCCGTTTTTAATTCAGGAGGGAAGCTGGGAAATAAGAGTAGATATTGCAAATTGCGATTTTACAGATGGAATCGAGCCACCGGATTTCTGTGGAGCTTGCAGCTATTTGAATAAAACCGAAATCAACGAAATTACTTGTAAAGATGAAACCTCATCTACTCCAACTGATGATACCTGGAAATTTACTCTATATGTTGATAGATTAGGATATAGTGGAGATTACGCGCTTTATAAGAATACTAGTTACGTTAATGATTTCAGTTATAATAACCCACATACCATTTCGGCAGGTTCAATTTCTGGTGGATGTATTAAAATAAAGTTAGAAACAAAAGATTTAGATCCTAACTGTATTTCAGAATTCTTAATCTGTCCACCAAAATCCTGTTCTTCCGGAAGCGAATGCAATCTTGAAGCTTATGTAAGATATTATCAATGTGAGGATGAGGAATTTTCGTTTGGATTAGAAATAGTAAATCCAGGATCAGGCAGTTTATGTTACAGATCTAATTCCGTAGCAGCACCAATGGACTCGACCAATTTAAATAACCGTACAGGAAGTCTCCCTTCAGGTTCCATAGGAACTTTTACCGAAGATATATACTTGACCGTTTATCTCTGCAGTAACCAAGCTTGTCTTAAAAAAATTTATGTACCCTACCTGAATTGTGATGGGGATAATTATGGGGAAGGAAGTTCTTCAAGATCAAAACAGTCGATGAATGCTCCTGACATATTAATCATTCCCAATCCGACAAGAAATGGGGTGTTCAGGATATATTCCAGATTTGAATATACCACAATGGATATTCTGGGTGTGGATGGCAAACTGTTGTATTCTACTTCGTTTAATGGAAAATCAATCAGCTTAAATTTGGAAATACCTTCTGGTATTTATTTCCTAAAGTATTCAGATGGAATTACTGAAAATAGATTAATAAAATTTATTAATCATTAA